The proteins below come from a single Gimesia alba genomic window:
- a CDS encoding 3-oxoacyl-ACP synthase III gives MRYEHVCVEAVSCTLPPHVVTSDEIEAQLAPVYERLGLPAGRLELMTGIQERRFFERGTLPGTISAQTVNQLIDQAGFDRKYVGALIHGSVCRDQLEPATASGVHHAAGLSQNALVLDISNACLGLLNGMVFLANMIEMGQIRAGVVVGTEVGRDLVEGTIEDLLNDDTLTRKSIKNDFASLTIGSGSAAILLCDRRLSRTGHRLLGGSFQTDTSSHELCAGGVEAQKHGDHRPRMQTDSESLLVAGVNLAIPTWEQTKRTLSWQNADVTRVFTHQVGKAHRKLLLEKLGLDPGLDYPTVETLGNTGAAALPMAWALGIQNQALKADDRVALLGIGSGLNSLMLGVQW, from the coding sequence ATGCGTTATGAGCATGTTTGCGTCGAAGCCGTTAGTTGTACTCTACCTCCCCACGTTGTGACTTCCGATGAAATCGAAGCACAACTGGCGCCCGTTTATGAACGGTTAGGCCTGCCTGCAGGCAGGCTGGAGCTGATGACGGGGATCCAGGAGCGTCGATTTTTCGAGCGAGGGACTCTGCCAGGTACGATTAGCGCGCAAACCGTCAATCAGCTGATTGATCAGGCGGGCTTTGATCGCAAGTATGTCGGTGCGTTGATTCATGGTTCTGTCTGCCGCGATCAACTGGAACCGGCGACCGCCAGCGGCGTACATCATGCGGCAGGTTTATCACAAAATGCCCTGGTGCTCGATATCAGTAATGCCTGTCTCGGTTTGCTGAACGGGATGGTCTTTCTGGCGAACATGATTGAAATGGGCCAGATTCGTGCAGGCGTGGTTGTAGGAACGGAAGTCGGCCGCGATCTGGTTGAAGGCACGATCGAAGACCTGCTGAATGATGATACCCTGACCCGCAAATCCATTAAAAACGATTTTGCTTCACTTACGATTGGTAGCGGCTCGGCTGCAATTCTGTTGTGTGATCGTCGTCTTAGTCGAACCGGACACCGATTACTGGGGGGGAGTTTTCAAACCGATACTTCCAGCCATGAACTCTGTGCCGGAGGGGTCGAGGCACAAAAACACGGCGATCACCGTCCCCGAATGCAGACGGATTCCGAATCGTTGCTGGTGGCAGGCGTCAATCTGGCAATCCCCACTTGGGAACAGACAAAACGCACACTCAGCTGGCAGAATGCAGACGTCACTCGTGTCTTCACGCATCAGGTAGGAAAAGCACACCGCAAGTTACTGCTCGAAAAACTGGGACTCGATCCGGGCCTGGATTATCCGACGGTAGAAACGCTCGGTAATACCGGAGCCGCCGCCTTGCCGATGGCCTGGGCACTGGGCATTCAGAATCAGGCACTCAAAGCAGACGATCGCGTGGCATTATTGGGGATCGGCAGCGGTCTCAATTCTCTCATGCTGGGTGTCCAATGGTAA
- a CDS encoding alginate export family protein, protein MRLLVLFSLGLVTSSMTAAHVSAETELTAIPPAPAAQADYDGTGSELTEVNEVFQPAPEQSTEQSADQPMTDQVPGIDGEETEDEIIFDDPTPAKPAPNPYKGLFFDNTFGAYLSNPNSPWLLGERFKMMPLGDECSPYTLSAGGELRHRYMHEQNRLRPGGPINTDYNLWRWRQYFDLQISDVARVYFEMLDGSIFDNELAPLAIDINRWNVQNAFVDVKLHEWDGAPGWFRYGRQEMLYGAQRLVSPLDWSNTRRNFEGFKYFHHSDSVHIDAFITNPVNAAAGNTPLSYYDNGADKPDTSVTFSGIYMTFLSDEPHVLDLYYLWLRDETVTPNRPDGSRHTIGSRFKTTSEVQDACCEVTGIWDFETEGAYQFGNDNGQRVSAGFFTSVLGHTWTKLPWSPRLSGLFYYGSGNHDPNGSTNNTFNTLYPLGHAYWGIIDNLTGQNLYDYSLQLNAKPSKKVGLVGAFHWFEKATANDYLYNVAGAPIGTTGGSRDIGQELDLIGTYTFNPNFNIQAGYSWFWYGSFVGTNIPPRNTATQFYVQTTIRY, encoded by the coding sequence ATGCGTCTGCTCGTTCTCTTTTCTCTAGGGCTTGTTACTTCGTCAATGACAGCGGCGCATGTCAGTGCGGAAACAGAACTGACAGCCATTCCTCCAGCACCTGCCGCTCAAGCTGACTACGACGGAACCGGTTCCGAACTCACGGAAGTCAACGAGGTCTTCCAGCCAGCCCCTGAGCAGTCGACAGAGCAGTCTGCCGATCAGCCGATGACGGATCAGGTTCCCGGAATTGACGGAGAAGAAACAGAAGACGAGATTATCTTTGATGATCCCACACCGGCAAAACCAGCTCCTAACCCATACAAAGGGCTCTTTTTTGATAATACCTTCGGCGCTTATCTGAGTAATCCCAACAGCCCCTGGTTGCTGGGCGAGCGTTTCAAGATGATGCCTCTGGGAGATGAATGCTCTCCTTATACATTGTCCGCCGGTGGTGAGTTGCGTCATCGTTATATGCACGAACAAAACCGGCTCCGCCCTGGTGGTCCGATCAATACCGATTATAATTTGTGGCGCTGGCGTCAGTACTTTGATTTGCAGATCAGCGATGTGGCACGCGTCTATTTCGAAATGCTGGATGGCTCGATTTTTGATAATGAACTGGCACCCCTGGCAATCGATATCAACCGCTGGAATGTTCAAAACGCATTTGTGGATGTCAAACTGCACGAGTGGGACGGTGCTCCCGGCTGGTTCCGATATGGTCGACAGGAAATGCTCTACGGGGCACAGCGTCTGGTATCACCTTTAGACTGGTCGAATACCCGACGGAACTTTGAAGGCTTCAAATATTTCCATCATTCCGATTCGGTCCACATTGATGCCTTCATTACGAACCCGGTGAATGCAGCCGCGGGGAATACACCGCTCAGTTATTATGATAATGGAGCCGATAAACCGGATACCTCTGTGACGTTCAGCGGGATCTATATGACGTTTCTGTCAGACGAGCCGCATGTCCTGGACCTGTATTACCTCTGGTTGCGGGATGAAACCGTCACGCCAAATCGTCCCGATGGTTCACGCCATACGATCGGTAGCCGCTTCAAAACCACGTCGGAAGTACAGGATGCCTGCTGTGAAGTCACGGGAATCTGGGACTTCGAAACCGAAGGCGCCTATCAGTTTGGTAACGATAACGGACAGCGGGTTTCTGCCGGCTTCTTTACTTCTGTCTTAGGACATACCTGGACCAAGCTGCCCTGGAGTCCTCGTTTAAGCGGTCTGTTTTATTACGGTTCGGGTAACCATGATCCGAACGGCAGCACCAACAATACGTTCAACACACTCTATCCTTTGGGGCACGCTTACTGGGGGATTATCGATAACCTGACGGGGCAGAACCTATACGATTACAGCCTGCAGTTGAACGCGAAACCATCGAAAAAAGTCGGTCTGGTGGGTGCGTTCCACTGGTTCGAAAAAGCCACCGCCAACGACTATCTGTATAACGTCGCCGGTGCTCCGATCGGCACCACGGGCGGCAGCCGGGACATTGGTCAGGAACTCGACCTGATCGGCACTTACACCTTCAACCCGAACTTCAATATTCAGGCCGGCTATTCCTGGTTCTGGTATGGTTCATTCGTCGGCACGAATATTCCGCCTCGCAACACAGCGACACAGTTCTATGTGCAAACCACAATTCGATACTAA
- a CDS encoding prolyl oligopeptidase family serine peptidase, translating into MAALSRCTPLSCCFCLLLFLQPVTAAEKPTLPYHQQKNVVYAEVHGVGLLLDIFTPAGQPNGLGIVDVASGAYHSDRGKIRDHKRAQMFDIFCSRGYTVFAIRPGSIAKFNGPEMLENVNRGILWVKQHAKEYQIDPDRLALLGASAGGHLACMAAVSAADPQSKTRMKAVAVFFPPTDLMNYGGFKIDISGEDRLAQSIRRLITPQGAETIDAEKLDELRTAFSPARLVKPGLPPFLIIHGTADFMVPIQQSRTMVAALQKADVPVKFIIKEGGGHPWPTIHEEVEKMADWIDGQLKTGSESQQE; encoded by the coding sequence ATGGCTGCTCTTTCCCGATGTACCCCACTGTCTTGCTGCTTTTGTTTACTCCTGTTCCTGCAACCGGTTACAGCCGCAGAAAAACCGACGCTCCCCTATCATCAGCAAAAAAACGTGGTCTATGCGGAAGTGCATGGCGTCGGGCTCTTGCTGGATATTTTCACGCCTGCGGGTCAGCCGAACGGACTCGGCATCGTTGATGTCGCTTCAGGTGCCTACCACTCGGATCGGGGAAAAATCCGGGATCACAAGCGGGCCCAAATGTTCGATATCTTCTGCAGTCGCGGCTATACCGTATTCGCGATTCGTCCGGGTTCAATTGCCAAATTTAACGGCCCCGAAATGCTGGAAAATGTAAATCGGGGTATCCTCTGGGTTAAGCAGCACGCGAAAGAATACCAGATCGACCCCGATCGGCTGGCGCTGTTGGGCGCGTCTGCGGGCGGGCACCTGGCCTGTATGGCGGCGGTGTCTGCAGCCGACCCGCAATCGAAAACGCGCATGAAAGCAGTGGCCGTCTTTTTTCCGCCCACCGATCTGATGAATTACGGTGGTTTCAAAATCGACATCAGCGGCGAAGATCGACTGGCCCAGTCGATTCGCAGGCTGATCACCCCCCAAGGTGCCGAAACAATCGACGCAGAAAAACTGGATGAATTACGAACCGCCTTCTCCCCCGCACGACTGGTGAAGCCGGGCCTGCCCCCGTTTCTAATCATCCATGGAACGGCCGATTTCATGGTGCCGATTCAACAGTCGCGCACGATGGTCGCTGCCCTGCAGAAAGCTGACGTCCCCGTGAAGTTCATCATCAAAGAAGGGGGCGGACATCCCTGGCCGACCATTCATGAAGAAGTCGAAAAGATGGCGGACTGGATTGACGGGCAGTTGAAAACAGGAAGCGAATCTCAACAGGAATGA
- a CDS encoding DUF1501 domain-containing protein — protein sequence MRNANQIRNRGLSRRDFMRLSAMGVLGTGMSGWLRRLAAETANNPERKRTCILLWMSGGPSQCDTFDLKPEHENGGPFKPIDTDVAGIQISEHLPKLASVMKHLAPIRSMSTKEGDHTRATYLLRTGYLPTGPLTYPTMGSLFSKELGNTDSELPNFVSISPNRTLSPNAYGPGFLGPQFAPLVVGEGAGFVQMDDQNVDAALKVKNLELPQGITRKQADNRLSILKDLENDFSATHPGVPTNSHRTAYEAAVRMMRSKAIEAFQLDQEPDTLRDAYGRNRFGQGCLLARRLIEQGVPFVEVSLNGVQGSNSFGWDTHQQNFEAVQSLSEVLDPAWGTLMTDLEQRGLLDSTLVIWMGEFGRTPKINQNTGRDHFPTAWTTVLGGGGIRGGQVVGKTSDDGMKVTDQPIAVPDLLATICKALGLDPEKQNMSNIGRPIPLADHGAKPIETILKS from the coding sequence ATGAGGAACGCAAACCAGATTCGAAACCGGGGACTTTCCCGCCGCGATTTTATGCGGCTCTCCGCGATGGGAGTACTGGGTACGGGAATGTCCGGCTGGTTACGTCGTCTGGCTGCCGAGACCGCGAATAATCCAGAGCGCAAACGCACCTGCATTCTGCTCTGGATGTCGGGCGGTCCCAGTCAGTGTGATACGTTCGACTTGAAACCCGAGCACGAAAACGGCGGCCCCTTCAAACCGATCGATACCGATGTCGCCGGCATTCAGATTTCAGAGCATCTGCCCAAGCTGGCCAGCGTGATGAAGCATCTGGCTCCCATTCGTTCGATGAGTACGAAAGAAGGCGACCATACACGGGCCACGTATTTACTCCGCACCGGATATCTGCCAACCGGGCCGCTGACCTATCCCACGATGGGGTCGTTATTCAGCAAAGAACTGGGAAACACAGATTCGGAACTTCCCAATTTTGTCAGTATCTCGCCGAACCGCACGCTTAGCCCGAACGCCTACGGTCCCGGTTTTCTGGGGCCGCAATTTGCACCCCTGGTGGTGGGTGAAGGAGCCGGCTTTGTCCAGATGGACGATCAAAATGTCGACGCCGCCTTGAAGGTCAAAAACCTGGAACTGCCGCAAGGCATCACCCGCAAGCAGGCAGATAACCGGCTGTCGATCTTGAAAGATCTTGAGAACGACTTTTCCGCCACGCATCCGGGCGTTCCCACCAACAGTCATCGCACAGCCTACGAAGCCGCAGTGCGGATGATGCGTTCGAAAGCCATTGAAGCCTTTCAACTCGATCAGGAGCCGGACACTCTGCGCGATGCTTACGGCCGCAATCGATTCGGGCAAGGTTGTTTACTCGCACGACGTTTGATCGAGCAGGGCGTGCCCTTCGTGGAAGTCTCTTTGAACGGCGTTCAAGGTTCGAACTCGTTTGGCTGGGATACCCATCAACAAAACTTCGAAGCGGTCCAGAGTTTGAGTGAAGTCCTCGATCCTGCCTGGGGAACGTTGATGACTGACCTCGAACAGCGGGGACTGTTAGATTCGACGCTCGTTATCTGGATGGGAGAATTTGGCCGTACGCCCAAGATCAACCAGAATACGGGCCGCGACCATTTTCCCACAGCCTGGACCACTGTACTGGGCGGTGGCGGCATTCGCGGCGGACAGGTCGTCGGAAAAACGAGCGACGACGGTATGAAAGTCACCGATCAACCCATTGCCGTTCCCGATCTCCTGGCAACGATCTGCAAAGCACTGGGTCTCGACCCGGAAAAACAGAACATGTCCAACATCGGCCGCCCGATTCCCCTCGCCGACCACGGTGCCAAACCGATCGAAACGATTTTAAAGAGCTAA
- a CDS encoding SLC5 family protein, whose product MQTLSFLDFAVIAAYLIGTLALGLYIGSKIKTGSDYFLAGRRLPWWAIGMSLVATDIGAVDIVGTGGAAHQHGLAVANFEWIGCVPAMIIAAFVFIPFFWRSGVTTIPEYMERRFNVAVRSALAICWIIFMACNLGIMLLASAKMMHVHLGMTVNACIYLTAFLVGVYTISGGLAAVVYTDMIQCVIMIGGCLLVLVLGIIDLGGVKEFQAAIEQQEQIQQQKELAENGEAEQVSHTSLILPADADTPFPWTGIFFGLALILSPAYWIGNQAIVQRSLGAKSEFDAKAAYVWGALLKNLIPVIVAVPGLIAFVKFPELTDGDQAFPELISHLLPVGLKGLFLAAFLAALMSSIDSYLNSASTIVTNDFYKRFYRRDATDESLLKIGRGVTFLLVIWAIGFSFFLMTRSEGIYTIFQTLMAFFQGPAFAILLTGLLWKRATGIAAFIGFIVGVCFSISLFTLNQEPVYTALGIDPLFQISEPFLYFSIWAFVVSFSLIVIISFLTKPEPAEKIEGLVFSLKPNRGQA is encoded by the coding sequence ATGCAGACCCTGTCGTTCCTTGATTTTGCCGTCATCGCTGCATATCTGATTGGAACATTAGCACTGGGACTTTATATCGGTTCCAAAATCAAAACCGGCTCGGATTACTTTCTGGCCGGGCGACGTCTCCCCTGGTGGGCCATCGGCATGTCGCTGGTGGCGACCGACATTGGTGCCGTCGATATTGTGGGAACTGGTGGTGCCGCCCATCAGCATGGCCTGGCGGTTGCGAATTTTGAATGGATCGGTTGCGTGCCCGCGATGATCATCGCCGCGTTTGTTTTCATCCCCTTTTTCTGGCGGAGTGGGGTGACGACGATTCCCGAATATATGGAACGCCGCTTTAACGTCGCCGTGCGTTCGGCGCTCGCAATCTGCTGGATCATCTTCATGGCGTGTAACCTGGGCATCATGCTGCTGGCGTCGGCTAAAATGATGCACGTGCATCTGGGAATGACCGTCAATGCCTGCATTTATCTGACCGCGTTTCTGGTGGGCGTCTACACGATTTCCGGGGGACTCGCGGCCGTCGTGTATACCGACATGATTCAATGCGTGATCATGATTGGCGGCTGTCTGCTGGTCCTGGTGTTGGGCATCATTGACCTGGGAGGCGTCAAAGAATTTCAGGCGGCCATCGAACAGCAGGAACAGATACAGCAACAGAAAGAACTCGCGGAGAACGGAGAGGCGGAGCAGGTCTCGCATACTTCACTCATCTTGCCCGCGGATGCGGATACGCCGTTCCCCTGGACGGGGATCTTCTTCGGCCTGGCTTTGATTTTGAGCCCCGCCTACTGGATTGGTAATCAGGCGATTGTCCAACGCTCGCTGGGGGCAAAGAGTGAGTTCGACGCGAAAGCCGCCTACGTCTGGGGGGCGTTATTGAAGAATCTGATTCCCGTCATCGTAGCTGTACCCGGCTTGATCGCGTTTGTGAAATTCCCGGAATTGACTGACGGCGATCAGGCGTTTCCCGAGTTGATTTCGCACCTGCTGCCCGTCGGTTTGAAAGGCCTGTTCCTGGCGGCGTTTCTAGCGGCGCTGATGTCGAGCATCGACTCCTATCTGAACTCGGCATCGACTATTGTCACGAATGATTTTTACAAACGCTTTTATCGCCGAGATGCGACAGATGAATCGTTATTGAAAATTGGACGTGGTGTCACGTTTCTGCTAGTGATCTGGGCGATTGGGTTTTCGTTTTTCCTGATGACGCGCAGCGAAGGTATTTATACGATCTTCCAGACCTTGATGGCGTTCTTCCAGGGACCCGCGTTTGCAATTTTATTAACGGGACTGTTATGGAAACGGGCCACCGGCATTGCCGCTTTCATCGGCTTCATTGTGGGCGTCTGTTTTTCGATTTCTCTGTTTACATTGAATCAGGAACCCGTTTATACCGCGCTGGGAATCGATCCGCTGTTCCAGATTTCCGAACCGTTTCTGTACTTTTCGATCTGGGCTTTTGTGGTCTCGTTCTCGTTGATTGTCATCATCAGTTTTCTTACTAAACCAGAGCCGGCCGAAAAAATTGAAGGCCTGGTCTTCAGCCTCAAACCAAACAGGGGGCAAGCATGA
- a CDS encoding SGNH/GDSL hydrolase family protein: protein MVHRVAFFLFCCSLLTGSLLDTSLSAAEKESAEPFTIVTFGDSTTATRGPLVVYSMILEKELPQQGIPVKVINAGIGGNNTRQAVTRFEKDVLQHEPDLVVIQYGINDSAVDVWKDPPATKSRVSKDQYEANLRSLIKQLKEKQIAMVLMTPNSLRWIPRIQKLYGKPPYDPDDPDGFNLFLKAYAETVRQIAKETNVPLVDIYAAFETYAKQPGQSAHDLLLDGIHPNTKGQRMVADLLMPQIKQVLSTQKK, encoded by the coding sequence ATGGTTCACCGTGTTGCGTTTTTCCTCTTCTGTTGCTCACTGTTAACAGGCAGTTTGCTCGACACATCTCTCTCTGCTGCGGAAAAAGAATCGGCAGAACCATTCACCATCGTCACGTTCGGCGACTCGACCACGGCGACAAGGGGACCGCTGGTGGTGTATTCGATGATTCTGGAGAAAGAATTGCCGCAGCAGGGAATCCCGGTCAAAGTGATCAACGCGGGCATTGGTGGCAACAACACGCGGCAGGCAGTCACCCGCTTTGAAAAAGATGTGCTGCAGCATGAACCAGATCTGGTGGTGATTCAATATGGTATTAACGATTCCGCCGTCGATGTCTGGAAAGATCCGCCGGCTACGAAATCACGCGTGTCGAAAGATCAATACGAGGCCAATCTGCGTTCGTTGATCAAACAACTCAAAGAGAAACAGATCGCAATGGTTCTGATGACGCCAAATTCTCTGCGATGGATTCCCCGCATTCAAAAACTGTATGGCAAACCGCCTTATGACCCCGATGATCCGGACGGCTTCAATCTGTTTTTGAAGGCGTATGCCGAAACGGTGCGACAGATCGCCAAAGAAACCAACGTGCCCCTGGTCGATATCTACGCCGCCTTTGAAACGTATGCGAAACAACCCGGTCAGTCGGCCCATGATCTGTTACTGGATGGCATTCACCCCAATACCAAGGGGCAGCGAATGGTGGCCGATCTGTTGATGCCCCAGATCAAGCAGGTCCTCTCGACTCAGAAAAAATGA
- a CDS encoding glycosyltransferase family 39 protein — protein sequence MLDQNPPEPSQLENRCLQNVGRGLLGLSVVSWFVLMWPMWSGGPLVMDEHGSYWIIDSGLPGTSLMRSLDYAAIPPLSSWIQQVFLTVLGKSEFTFRLSSALCALGAIFVSYLAGKELGSPLTGGLAALLVAWHPEAMDEVRIARCYGLVLLLGATVIWATIRWHRTPGSLRVALFWSLASAALLWTHYTSALLVILSGLSVAVSSFVRRDLSRATLSRLLVAALLVSVLCVPLIPSIFRLKEWGPILNFSDSSTSIWNVIGPFWWVGLPVGVVAVIALARSRPQQEISRSGLWITGACSLLPLLILAALASSDMSSLANPRYRVAYAPAGACFLALLLTSSRYWKVSIGAALVVLVASWSLTPLGPWELGRLGSATEQEWRELNAYVADNAKPGEPILVQSGLTESYLVPFYTEDRVFLEYVACRVSRFYVETAHPRYALPYVWNPQTGVIDFFRELLQSWHSDPGSFWVACATDTDLNQSSLNGIQAIARETGFVPLETQTWPSATLIHFQRQPGSSK from the coding sequence ATGCTTGACCAAAATCCCCCAGAGCCGTCTCAATTAGAGAACCGGTGCCTGCAGAATGTGGGGCGGGGTTTACTGGGCCTGTCTGTCGTCAGCTGGTTCGTACTGATGTGGCCCATGTGGTCAGGTGGTCCGCTCGTAATGGATGAGCATGGTTCATACTGGATCATCGATTCCGGCTTGCCCGGTACCTCTCTGATGCGCAGCCTGGACTACGCTGCCATTCCACCTCTTTCCAGTTGGATTCAACAGGTGTTTCTGACGGTGTTGGGGAAATCGGAATTCACGTTTCGTCTTTCCTCCGCCCTTTGCGCACTGGGGGCCATCTTCGTCAGTTATCTGGCTGGTAAGGAGCTGGGGTCTCCACTGACCGGGGGCTTGGCTGCGCTCCTGGTTGCCTGGCACCCGGAAGCGATGGATGAGGTGCGCATTGCCCGTTGTTATGGACTGGTGTTATTGCTGGGTGCAACTGTGATTTGGGCAACAATTCGCTGGCATCGCACTCCGGGTTCGCTGCGGGTGGCGCTGTTCTGGAGCCTGGCCTCGGCTGCTTTACTGTGGACGCATTATACCTCGGCTTTGCTGGTGATTCTTTCTGGTCTGTCGGTCGCGGTTTCCTCTTTTGTCCGTCGTGATCTCAGTCGTGCGACTCTTTCCCGGCTGTTGGTTGCCGCCTTACTCGTCAGCGTGTTGTGCGTACCTTTAATACCCTCCATTTTCCGTCTCAAGGAATGGGGGCCGATCTTGAATTTCAGCGACAGCAGCACTTCCATCTGGAACGTAATTGGTCCGTTCTGGTGGGTCGGATTACCGGTGGGAGTTGTCGCGGTGATCGCGTTGGCGCGCAGTCGTCCTCAGCAGGAAATCTCACGATCGGGACTGTGGATCACCGGCGCCTGTTCGCTGCTGCCGCTATTGATTTTAGCCGCGCTGGCTTCGAGTGACATGTCGAGCCTGGCGAACCCCCGCTATCGGGTGGCCTATGCACCGGCAGGTGCCTGCTTTCTGGCGCTACTGCTGACATCTTCCCGGTACTGGAAAGTTTCTATCGGTGCAGCGCTCGTGGTGTTAGTTGCCTCCTGGTCACTCACTCCACTGGGACCCTGGGAACTGGGCAGGCTCGGGTCTGCTACGGAACAGGAGTGGCGGGAACTCAATGCCTACGTTGCGGATAACGCGAAACCCGGCGAACCGATTCTCGTGCAAAGTGGTTTAACAGAGAGTTATCTGGTTCCGTTTTATACGGAGGATCGGGTCTTTCTGGAATATGTGGCTTGCCGCGTGAGTCGGTTTTATGTGGAAACAGCGCATCCGCGTTACGCCCTGCCTTATGTCTGGAATCCGCAAACGGGCGTGATCGACTTCTTTCGCGAGCTGTTACAGAGCTGGCATTCCGATCCCGGTTCGTTCTGGGTCGCCTGTGCCACCGATACGGACCTGAATCAAAGTTCTCTGAATGGAATCCAGGCCATTGCACGGGAGACCGGCTTCGTTCCGCTGGAAACGCAAACGTGGCCCAGTGCGACGCTCATCCATTTTCAGCGACAACCAGGAAGCAGCAAATGA
- a CDS encoding class I SAM-dependent methyltransferase, with the protein MSEFSMIQKQHVESLYSQKVIRACADPHPVEPFQCEVCGANVAQPVFLLPGTTYRIVHCTECGLGTLYPPPTLSEISAFYPSPYYGSGGKKFSGLVEAVVRMVGARLSRFLVKQIPSQGRVLDVGCGRGVTLKTLANAGLEAHGFEVNRDAIKGLDSRIQAKIAPSLVEANYDAEYFDAIIIWHVLEHVSEPRKTLAEACRILRPGGVLVVAVPNASSWQAKITGPAWFHLDPPRHLFHFPLPALKQLLTSVGFQCQRTHHFSLRQNPFGWIQSILNFIPWLPRNGLYSLLHRHGERSGFAMPFSRGMRIQMYALFVLLAPPALMLSVAAALFRRGATVHVVCRREPNADEE; encoded by the coding sequence ATGAGCGAGTTTTCAATGATTCAAAAACAGCATGTGGAATCACTCTATTCGCAGAAAGTGATTCGAGCCTGTGCGGACCCTCATCCCGTAGAACCATTCCAGTGTGAAGTTTGTGGAGCAAACGTTGCGCAACCCGTTTTCCTGCTTCCTGGAACGACATACCGCATCGTACATTGCACTGAATGCGGCCTGGGAACTCTCTATCCCCCTCCCACACTGTCAGAGATCAGTGCGTTCTATCCGTCTCCCTATTATGGAAGCGGTGGTAAAAAGTTCTCAGGACTAGTGGAAGCAGTTGTCAGAATGGTGGGAGCCAGACTCTCTCGATTTCTGGTGAAACAGATTCCGTCCCAGGGACGGGTGTTAGATGTCGGGTGTGGGCGCGGAGTGACTCTGAAAACACTGGCGAATGCCGGGTTGGAGGCCCACGGTTTTGAAGTGAATCGTGACGCCATCAAAGGGCTGGATTCACGGATCCAGGCAAAAATTGCTCCCTCTCTTGTCGAAGCAAATTATGATGCTGAATATTTTGATGCGATCATTATCTGGCATGTTCTGGAACATGTATCGGAACCTCGAAAGACATTAGCAGAGGCCTGTCGCATTCTTCGGCCAGGGGGTGTGCTGGTTGTTGCCGTTCCCAACGCTTCGAGTTGGCAGGCAAAGATCACAGGGCCGGCGTGGTTCCACCTGGATCCGCCGCGTCACCTGTTCCACTTTCCGCTTCCCGCGTTAAAACAATTGCTGACATCGGTGGGATTTCAATGCCAGCGCACGCATCATTTCAGCCTCAGGCAGAATCCCTTCGGGTGGATTCAGAGTATCCTGAATTTTATCCCGTGGCTGCCGCGCAATGGATTGTACAGCCTGCTCCATCGTCACGGTGAACGATCAGGTTTTGCGATGCCATTTTCCCGAGGGATGCGCATTCAGATGTATGCACTGTTTGTCTTGCTTGCGCCTCCCGCATTAATGCTAAGTGTTGCAGCCGCTCTTTTCCGGCGCGGTGCCACCGTGCATGTTGTCTGCAGACGAGAGCCGAATGCTGACGAAGAATGA
- a CDS encoding DinB family protein, which produces MFENEITLNQFLLEQLETIMADLPEDCLFTRGSGHGHPPVWILGHLGIVGEMGQTFLGGSVSHPEWVPLFGPGSSDEVQPDASLTREALIAANTSAYETLRALAANADAAAMAQPHPIELLHGTAIETNGQLLAHILTSHVGFHLAQLSSCRRERGIAALF; this is translated from the coding sequence ATGTTCGAAAACGAAATCACACTCAACCAGTTCTTGTTGGAGCAGCTCGAAACCATCATGGCGGATCTACCTGAGGATTGTCTCTTCACACGGGGATCGGGGCACGGGCATCCGCCGGTCTGGATTCTCGGTCACCTCGGGATTGTGGGTGAGATGGGACAGACGTTTCTGGGAGGCAGCGTGTCGCATCCTGAATGGGTTCCCCTGTTTGGTCCCGGGTCGAGCGACGAAGTTCAGCCGGATGCAAGTTTGACGCGCGAGGCACTGATCGCGGCGAATACGAGTGCCTACGAAACGCTCAGAGCATTGGCCGCCAACGCGGATGCGGCAGCGATGGCACAACCGCATCCGATTGAGCTGTTGCACGGCACCGCCATTGAAACGAACGGGCAACTGCTGGCGCATATTCTGACGAGCCATGTCGGCTTTCATCTTGCGCAGCTCTCCAGTTGTCGACGTGAACGTGGCATCGCTGCACTGTTTTAA